The nucleotide sequence ATCAACGCCGGTTCTTCTTTCACAGCCTTGGCGGCAACGACGAGGACAGGGATTCGTACTCGTGTGGTTCGCTGCTGCGTGCGATTGCGCAGATGAGTGACCAACTTGGGCTAATTCGGAAGTTGCCGCCGGGAACTTTGCTCTGGCGCGCGCGACCCGACATCAAGCGAGGTAAGTCGGTTACCTGGCGCGACTTCGGGCCACCGCCAAAGGAGTTTGCCAATCAGAGCAATCGCATGAATCCACCTGGCATTCCAATGATGTATGTCGCGTCTTCCGCAACTGGTGCGACGAAGGAAACTAGGGCTACCTCTTCACGGGTTGGCTGCTGGCGCACGTTGAGAGAAGCGCGGATTCTCGATCTGCGCAACTTGCCGGCGATTCCAGGACCGTTCTCGGACGCAACGCGTCAAGAAACCCTGGGATTGCGTTTTTTGAACAGCTTCGCGAAGGAGGTCACAAGTCCGGTTGCTAGAGACGATCGCGTGCATGTCGAATATCTACCTTCGCAAGTGGTGTCAGAGTTCCTTCGGGACTTCGAGTTTCAAGATGGGAGGCTCGACGGGGTTGCTTACAAGAGCGTTGTCGACCCGCGGACATGGAACGTTGCGCTTTTCGTTGAGACTTCCGCCTTACGCGATGAAGAAGAGCCACGGCCCGCGAGCGCTTGGTCGGAGCCTCCGACGCCGTGGCTCCGGTTCGTGCGCGCGATCCGCACCTAGTCGAGGGGCGGCGAAAAGCTCGTGTCGAGCAGTGTCATGCGTTCGCTGTCGACTTCGGTGACCTTCAGCGCTACCACTTCGCTGGCGCGTAGCCGACGCATTGCAGCCGTTCCAATGGCCGAATTTACCACTCGTTGAAGGATGGCTCGTGGCCGGGCGGAGACGGTGTCACCCGCAATTCGCTCGCAAAATATCGGTCATTGAACGAGGGCAGATGGGTCCTCGTCCATCCGAATTGGACGGCGATCTCGACCGTCCCTTCATGGCCGGTTGGGTGAGGTCGCCAGTGGCCGCTTAGGAGTGCCTCAATCTTCAAAACGCGAATTTGGGGCGCTGACCGGTCTGGAGAGAGTTGTCCGACCGCAATGGGTCGAATTGCGCCGCACACCATCCTCGCAACGCCTTCTTCAGAAATTTTGCCGCAGCCACCACGCTAGGCTCTGCGAAATCTGAATGAATGAGACTTGCGCGATCTGAGACGCAAATTCGTTGAACGCGCTGGCCTGAGCGGCCAGCATCGGACATCGCCGCGCTGACCCTCAACACAGTGGCGTCTGTGATAAAACGACCGCAACCACTTTCCAGAAAAAGCCTTCCCAATCCTCATCGAGCCAGATAGAAATCCAACGGTATAAGCTCCACAGCCCACCCGCCTTCTTCGCCGAGTGTGGCAGCCGGATGCATGGACGCGATGCGCAACGCCTCGTCAGGGCTGTCCGCCTCGATGATGAACAGGCCTCCCACGACCTCCTTCGCCTCGGTGTAAGGCCCATCGGTGACGCGCGTCTCTCCGGTGCGCGGGCTAAGCGTTTTCCACTTGTCCAGATCGCCGAGCGAGGCGGAAACAAGCACCTTGCCGGTAGCGCGCATCTTCTCGTCCAATGCCGGGCATTGGCTCACCAGTTCCTTGATGTCGTCTGGAGCCATCGCGGCGAATTTTTCGGGGGTGAAGTAGGCCAAGCCGAGGTATTTCATGGGAGATCCTTTGAATGGGTTTCACTGACGACGAATCAGATGATCGAAAATCGACGTTGCTCGCGCTAATTTGTCGCGGGGTCCCGCCAGCCTGTCGTTTTGAGCCCGAAATACGATACCCGATTGCAGTTTGAGCAGGGCTCGCGTTGCGTTTCCTTGTCGTCATCCCTTTGGCCTGAACGGCTGCTTGCTGTGTTCGAGACGATCCGCAAATCCACGGCTGCATCGATCTTGCGCAGCAAGTTCCTCACGCGTCACCATCCCGAACTCGTGCCGGGCTGGC is from Caballeronia insecticola and encodes:
- a CDS encoding HEPN-associated N-terminal domain-containing protein, coding for MTVSHLPYLSITKTGRFMSSTWYVCSSCFADPDIRAWIRSENGPRGCDACGGYDSPTTQLGEICEFIEGHIEKFWGRAAEQLPYESAEGGYQGSTWDTAEIVFEDICVELPRDKTGRLYNAIVHALDDEVWCDYDWLSLDEDVALKTSWERFCEIVKHQRRFFFHSLGGNDEDRDSYSCGSLLRAIAQMSDQLGLIRKLPPGTLLWRARPDIKRGKSVTWRDFGPPPKEFANQSNRMNPPGIPMMYVASSATGATKETRATSSRVGCWRTLREARILDLRNLPAIPGPFSDATRQETLGLRFLNSFAKEVTSPVARDDRVHVEYLPSQVVSEFLRDFEFQDGRLDGVAYKSVVDPRTWNVALFVETSALRDEEEPRPASAWSEPPTPWLRFVRAIRT
- a CDS encoding YciI family protein encodes the protein MKYLGLAYFTPEKFAAMAPDDIKELVSQCPALDEKMRATGKVLVSASLGDLDKWKTLSPRTGETRVTDGPYTEAKEVVGGLFIIEADSPDEALRIASMHPAATLGEEGGWAVELIPLDFYLAR